The genomic segment GAATGTATGTCTAAACTTATGTGGGGTGATAGGTTTTTCCATACCTAACAGAGCTCTCCGTTCTGCCAGAATATATCTAATCCCGCGGGTTGTAAGCTTTGTCCCTCTTTGGTTTAGAAAGATTTCTTCTGCTTTATGCGCGTTTCCCCTTTCATCCAGATAAGACTTTAAAGCTTCGCGAGCTTCATCACCGATAAATACATACCTCTCTTTTCTGCGCTTTCCCATAACTTTCAAACTAGTCAGTTCCATATTTAAGTCACTTAACTTAGCATTGACGAGCTCAAAAACCCGCAATCCTGTGGAATAGAGAATTTCAACAATTGCCTTGTCTCTTGCATTGAGCGAATTTGTTTTTTCTTCTGATTCAAATTCTAAGATCTCTTCGGTCTCTATGGGTGTAAAATTTTTGGGTAGTTTTTTTTTGGTTTTAGGAAAACTAACAGAGAGTATAGGATTTGCAGGTATCTTTTCCTCTCGAAACAAAAATTTATAGAAGGTACGAAGGCTAGATAACTTTCTACTTTGTGTACGTTTATCTAATTTTTTAGTCGTTTTTAGGTCAGCAAAATAGCCTCTTACATCTAGTACATCTACACTTAAAAAATCGATTTCTTCTTTTAAACAAAATTCAAAAAAGAATTTGAGGTCTCGTAAGTAAGCAAAGAGCGTATGTTCAGAGTAATTTTTCTCAATTTTTAAGTACGTTCTGTACGCAAGAAAGGATTCCACCATTTTTTGGCTGGCATGGGACGGGAGTTTTACTTCGAGAGTGGATTCTGTCATACAGACTAAAAATCGGCATAGGGAGGGCTTTCCCTCCTAAAAAAATACTATACAAGTACTTACCGGCTGTATAGTATGTCTCTTGCGCAGAAAATATAGGACATAATCAAAAAAAAACCCTCCGCAGGGAATTTTGTCTTAGCTATCTGACATAATCAGTTATAAATTCGCAAGAAAGGGCAGAGTCCTCGCAAAGAGATACTCGCAAAGCTGGGTGCGGCAGATTTTATTGGTATCTAGGCAAGAGCCTCGGAACCACGTTTGACCGATCAAGACCCTACTCTTTCGGAGACACGTTGAGGAGATGGAACTAAGTATGAAAAAAGAAAAGTCTGAGAAAACCGTAGATAAAGAAACCGACCAAAGAAAGCAGGCAATCGACGCCGCACTGGGTCAGATTGAAAAGCAATTTGGGAAAGGTTCCATCATGCGCCTTGGTTCTGATACACGCATGGCAGAGCTCAATGTGGTCTCCACCGGCTCTTTGGACCTAGACATCGCTCTGGGCATCGGTGGCTTCCCTACCGGCAGGATCATCGAAATCTACGGCCCTGAGTCCTCTGGGAAAACAACTCTGACTCTCTCTGCCATTGCCCAATGCCAGAAAAAGGGGGGCATTGCTGCCTTCATTGACGCCGAACATGCACTAGATCCTTCCTATGCCAAAAAGTTAGGTGTCAATGTGGACGACCTTCTTGTGGCACAGCCAGACAATGGGGAAGAGGCCCTCGAAATTTGCGAATCTCTCGTCCGTTCCAATGCCATTGACCTCATCGTCATCGATTCCGTGGCGGCTCTCGTTCCGAAAGCCGAGATTGAAGGCGACATGGGTGATTCCCATATGGGTCTGCAGGCACGCCTTATGTCCCAAGCGCTCCGGAAACTGACAGGTACCATAGCAAAATCCAATACCATCGTTATTTTCATCAACCAAATCCGTATGAAAATCGGAGTGATGTTCGGTAGCCCCGAGACGACAACAGGCGGAAACGCCCTTAAATTCTATGCCTCCATTCGTCTAGACATCCGTCGGATCGAAACCTTAAAGGAAAAGGAGGAGCCAATCGGAAACAGGGTACGTGTCAAAGTTGTCAAAAACAAATGTGCGCCTCCTTTCCGTCAGGCGGAATTTGACGTTATGTATGCCAATGGCATAAGTCGTGAGTCATCGCTCATTGATCTGGCGGTGAAACATGACCTGATCGCAAAGGCAGGCTCCTGGTATTCCTACAAATCCGACAAAATCGGCCAAGGCAAAGAGCAGGTCAAAAACTACCTAAACGAGCACCCCGAAATCGCATTTACTCTAGAAAATCAAATCAGGGATTTAAATGGGTTGCCACTTTTAGAAGAGGGTGCGAAGATTCAAACTAGAGAGGTCAAATCCATCGAGCGGGATCCAAAGTCAAAACCCGTGAGCTTCTCTACTGACGAGGTTGCTGTCGGAGAATAGCAGTTTCGGTCCAAACACGGCTTTCTTTTTAGGAACCATTGACCGGAGTCGATCTATGTCGGCCCCGGTCTTTTTTTTTAAGAAAGAGGCAGTCATTTTTTTTCCATTCATTGTCAGGACAGGCGTTTTTTCATTTTTGGTAAAAGAATGTTTCTGTTTCGTCTGCTGCCTATTGTATTGCTCGTATTCACATTCCACTGCCAAAGTCTCTCAAAGAAAAATGTAGAAATAAACAGTGAGGAACAACTAACACATCGTATTTGGTCTGGAGAGATAGAGTCTCCCATAAACCCCAAGCATTCGACAGAAATGAACCAATCTTGGAAGCTAATGTTGGAACGCAGAGAGCAAATCACCTCTTACCTACAGGCAAAGTCCTTTAAAGCCAAGGGAGAGACAGTTGTATACCCTTTCAGTGGGATTGATGTTTTGAATCTTTTTTCTTTTTTTCCAAAAGCAGATCGTTATGTGTTATTTGGTCTAGAAGATCCAGGTTATCCTTTCCATTGGGAGTCAAAAAAAGAGGGAGACCGCAAAATCGTTTTAAAAGGAATTTCGGAATTATCTCTTCATTTAGCGGGAAGAAATTATTTTACCTATCGGAAAATGAAAGAAGAAACAAAAAAACCTGCGCTATCGGGTGCCTATCCGGTCTTCGTTGCTTTTTTAAACCGATTAGGGAAAAAAGTCATCGGGAGTAAAGAAGAATTGATCCAAGGCAATGGTATCGTATACAAAGGATTTACTTTGGTTCTTTTCGATGAGCTAAACCAACAAGAACAGTCATTGACTTACTATAAGATCTTTTTAACGGGCAAGGAAGGTGTCCAAGGAGATGGATTGTTTGAATACTTTTCATCTCTTGGAGAAATTAGTATATTTACAAAGTCTGCGGAGTATCTATTCCATGGAGAGAAAAGAAATGCATTTAGAAGCCTCCTCCTCGCCAAAGCTACGTTTGTTGTCCAAGATGATTCTGGTTTTCCCATTCGTTTTTTCCCGGAGTCGACATGGGAAAGGACTCTTTTAGGAAGGTATGAGAAATCATGGAACCTTTCAGGCGCAATCGAACCGGAGTTCCAAGCTGAAATGTTGAAACTCAGTACAGAGGCAAACCAAGAACCTCTGCCCTTCCCTTTTGGTTATGGGGTTTTAGGATCGAAGAAGTCAAACCAATCCAGCATTCTTGTACTAGAGAAAAAAAATTAGAGAACGTCGGAAGGGTCCCAACAAGTTCGATAATTTTCATTCCATGAATCCATTTCTTTCATATCAGCTTCTGAAATAGAAAAGTCAAAGACAGTCCCATTTTCAGCGATACGATTAGGATTAACGGACTTGGGAATAACAACATTTCCCTTTTGCAAAGACCAACGGATCAATATTTGCGCATTGGTTTTGCCATACTTCTCTGCCATAGCGGTTACTTTTGGATCTTCCAGTTTTTTACCATGAGCTAAGGGGCTATATGCTTCTAAAAGGATACCTTTCGATCTACAATAATCAAAAAGCTTAGTGTCGTTGAGAAAGGGATGGAATTCAACTTGGTTCATTGCAGGTAGAATGGAGGTCTCCTTTATCAGCTCTTCCAAATGAGAAACCATGAAATTACTAACGCCAATGGACTTGGCCTTACCTGATTCCTTAATTTTCTCTAAGGCTTTCCAAGAATCGAGTCTCTTGCCTGTGACAGGGAAATGGATCAAATACATATCTACATAGTCCATACCCAACTTTTCTAAGGAACGATCCATAGCAGCCAATGCTTCCTTATACCCCTGGTCCGCATTCCAAAGTTTGGTCACGACAAATACGTCTGATCTTGGTATGCCACTATCCCGAATAGCTTCACCCACCGAGGACTCATTTCCATAAATTGCAGCAGAATCAATATGTCGGTAACCAAATCGTAATGCAGCCTCGACAGCCGCATAACATTCCTTTGGTTTTGATTTCCAGACTCCTAAACCCAGGGCAGGAACATTGGTATTTTGGTTGGTAGGAATGTGTGAGGAAGTAATGGTATCGAGCATAGTATTTAGACAGAGATAGTGGAAAAAATAATTTGGAGCTAGCGAATTTTCTAAATTTTGGTGTTTTTGAGAATAGACAAAGAAGCCTTTGCCTATTCCCAATTCCCAATTCCTTTCATTAACTTAAATTTGGTTCTAGGCTGCCTTTCTGCAATTTAAAACTCAAATTGTTTTCATTCCAATCTGCCAAATAGGTTCCTTCGGCAATATTGCCTGCCAGGATTTCTTTGGAAAGAGGTCGATTCACAATGCGATTGAAAACCTGATTTAAAGGCCTTGCACCAAATTTTGGGTCATAACCTTGCTCAGAAAGAATACGTTCCGTACTTTCTGAAAGTTTAATTATGATCCCTTTGGATTTTAACCTTTCATTTAGAAGAGCTACCTGTTTCTCAATCAATTTTTCCATGATAGAAGAGTCAATAGAGGCATAGGTCAGAATCGAGTCCAATCTTCCTAAAACTTCGGGTTTAAAATCTGAATGGATATCTTTTGAGTTTGTGGTCAAAAGCACAATCGTATTTCGAAAGTTAATTGTTCTTCCTTTGTTATCGGTCAATCTACCATCATCCAAAATTTGCAAAAGAATATCGGCAAAGTCTGGATGTGCTTTTTCAATCTCATCAAACAAAACGACGGAATATGGTTTTCTTCTAATCGCTTCCGTTAAGATACCTCCTTCTTCGTATCCAACGTATCCAGCAGGTGATCCAATGAGTTTTGCTACGGAATGTTTTTCAGAATATTCTGACAGGTCTAGGCGAACCATGTTAGATTCCGAATCAAATAGATACTTAGCCAGTGCTTTTGCTGTTTCTGTCTTTCCAACTCCGGTAGGCCCCTTCAACAAGAAGGAACCCAAAGGTCGATTCTCAGAGGAAATCCCCGCATAACTTGTCAGAAGTGTCTCCGCGATTTCCTTGATTGCCTCTTTTTGTCCATATACGACTTGGTTCAATTGATTTTCCAAATCTAGTATATTCTCTTGTTTTGTTTTTAAAATTTTTTCGACTGGTATGCCTGTTTGTCGTGAAATCACACTTGCAACATGAGGCCTACCCAATATCCAGATATTCTGAAATGCTCCTAATTCTTTCTCTAACTCAGGCAATACGGCAAATTTTAAACGAGAAGCTTCCGTATAATCCGCTCTTGATTCAGCATTTTCTAAATCAAACTTCACTCGTTCGATTTTGTTTTTAATGGAGGCCATTTGTTTCAAAGAATTGACTTCCTTTTCCCATTCAGCCTTGCCTTCATTGAATTTTTTCTCAAGGATTTCTATCTCCTTTAAGATATCTTCATTCTTTTTTTCAACTTGGGCATAGATTTTTTTGGAACGAATTTCACTTTCCAGTTCCACTAACGGTGCAGGCATAGCTTCAGCAGATAATTTTAGAGCTGAGGCTGCTTCATCGATTAAATCAATAGCTTTGTCAGGAAGATTTTTATCTGTAATGTATTGGTCAGATAAAAATACTGCAGAATAGACCGCTTCATCAGAAATTTTAATCCCATGATGGATTTCGTGTTTATCTCGAATCCCCATCAATATTTCTATAGCATCCTCTTTTGAAGGTTCATTGACTGGAACAGAGCGAAACCTCCTTTCCAGTGCTGCATCACCTAAAATGTACTTTTGGAATTCTTCAGGTGTTGTTGCACCTATGCAATGTAAGTCGCCTCTAGCCAATGCAGGTTTCATTAAATTGGCTGCGTCCATGGCTCCTTCTGTTCTTCCAGCGCCTACCAATTGATGGATTTCATCAATAAAAAGGATCACCTCACCCGCTCGAGATTTTACAAATTTAAGTAGGTGTTGTATCTTTTCCTCAAAATCACCACGGTACTTTGTGCCCGCCATAAGTTGACCCATGTCAAGGGAATATACGGTCTTTCCTTTGAGAACATCGGGCACCTTGCCTTTTACAATTTGATCAGCCAATCCCTCAACAATGGCAGTTTTGCCTACCCCAGCAGAACCAACTAACACAGGATTGTTTTTACTACGACGACCTAAAATTTCCATGACAGAGCGAATTTCTTTCGTCCTTCCAATCACCGGGTCTAATTTCCCGGCTTTGGCTTCTTCATTCAAATTCAAAAGAAAATCAGGAATCTCTTGGTCCGTTTCCTTTACTTGCAAATCATCAATGTTAACCTTCAGCTCCGGTAAGATATCCGGGAGATAGCGTAAAAGATCTGACTCTTTGATCTCTTCTCTCCCATTTTCTGCAGCCCTCCCAGATGCCATCGTTATCCATTGACCGAGTTTCCCGGAGGTGCGCAAATTCTCGAAGGAGATATCAGTGGTAGACCTGGGAAGCTTCGAAAGTAAAGTATCCACGCTGCCTCGGTACTTTGCCAGAGCTCTCGCAGAAAAGGACGAAGGATGTGAAAGTAGGCCTAGAAAAAGGTGCAAAGGAGAAATCTCCGGATTCTTCCTACGAATGGCATCCGTTTGGGCTATATCCAAGGCTCCTTGGACAGTAGAATCAAATTGTTTCATATATGGCTCCTTTTTTTAGCACTCTAAGCCTTAGACTGCTAATTTCTTCGATTTCCTTCTTTTTTCAAGAAGAAAAATGCAGACAAGGCTGATTTCGCTTTGAGATCGAGGCGATTTCTGCGAAAATAAGGCATGCCCCGCCTTTTCATTCTCTTTCTCCTATTTTCTTGTCTGGCTAGCTCCCTCTTTTCCGAAAGTCTGGACCTAAGCTCAATTCCCAATCCTCGGTTGAGCAATGGCTGGGTTTTGGATGGGATCGGTTACCTGATAGATTCAGGTGCGGAGGCTAGACTGAATGCATTGATTGGAAATTTAGAGCAAGAGACAGGTGCTGAAATAGCAGTTGTTACACTTTCTAGCATTGGCGAGGAATCACCCAAAGATTTTGCGGTAAGGCTGTTTAATTATTGGCAGATAGGCAAAAAGGGCAAAGAGAACGGAATTTTGGTTTTACATATAGCAGACCAAAGGCGGGTGGAAATCGAAATAGGGTATGGAAATGAAGGTGCTATCCCAGATATCATAGCCAAAAGGATTTTAG from the Leptospira ryugenii genome contains:
- the xerA gene encoding site-specific tyrosine recombinase/integron integrase, with the protein product MTESTLEVKLPSHASQKMVESFLAYRTYLKIEKNYSEHTLFAYLRDLKFFFEFCLKEEIDFLSVDVLDVRGYFADLKTTKKLDKRTQSRKLSSLRTFYKFLFREEKIPANPILSVSFPKTKKKLPKNFTPIETEEILEFESEEKTNSLNARDKAIVEILYSTGLRVFELVNAKLSDLNMELTSLKVMGKRRKERYVFIGDEAREALKSYLDERGNAHKAEEIFLNQRGTKLTTRGIRYILAERRALLGMEKPITPHKFRHTFATDLLNAGADIRAVQELLGHSSLTSTQVYLSVSRDRLREVYRNAHPHAKKD
- the recA gene encoding recombinase RecA is translated as MELSMKKEKSEKTVDKETDQRKQAIDAALGQIEKQFGKGSIMRLGSDTRMAELNVVSTGSLDLDIALGIGGFPTGRIIEIYGPESSGKTTLTLSAIAQCQKKGGIAAFIDAEHALDPSYAKKLGVNVDDLLVAQPDNGEEALEICESLVRSNAIDLIVIDSVAALVPKAEIEGDMGDSHMGLQARLMSQALRKLTGTIAKSNTIVIFINQIRMKIGVMFGSPETTTGGNALKFYASIRLDIRRIETLKEKEEPIGNRVRVKVVKNKCAPPFRQAEFDVMYANGISRESSLIDLAVKHDLIAKAGSWYSYKSDKIGQGKEQVKNYLNEHPEIAFTLENQIRDLNGLPLLEEGAKIQTREVKSIERDPKSKPVSFSTDEVAVGE
- a CDS encoding aldo/keto reductase, whose product is MLDTITSSHIPTNQNTNVPALGLGVWKSKPKECYAAVEAALRFGYRHIDSAAIYGNESSVGEAIRDSGIPRSDVFVVTKLWNADQGYKEALAAMDRSLEKLGMDYVDMYLIHFPVTGKRLDSWKALEKIKESGKAKSIGVSNFMVSHLEELIKETSILPAMNQVEFHPFLNDTKLFDYCRSKGILLEAYSPLAHGKKLEDPKVTAMAEKYGKTNAQILIRWSLQKGNVVIPKSVNPNRIAENGTVFDFSISEADMKEMDSWNENYRTCWDPSDVL
- a CDS encoding ATP-dependent Clp protease ATP-binding subunit, yielding MKQFDSTVQGALDIAQTDAIRRKNPEISPLHLFLGLLSHPSSFSARALAKYRGSVDTLLSKLPRSTTDISFENLRTSGKLGQWITMASGRAAENGREEIKESDLLRYLPDILPELKVNIDDLQVKETDQEIPDFLLNLNEEAKAGKLDPVIGRTKEIRSVMEILGRRSKNNPVLVGSAGVGKTAIVEGLADQIVKGKVPDVLKGKTVYSLDMGQLMAGTKYRGDFEEKIQHLLKFVKSRAGEVILFIDEIHQLVGAGRTEGAMDAANLMKPALARGDLHCIGATTPEEFQKYILGDAALERRFRSVPVNEPSKEDAIEILMGIRDKHEIHHGIKISDEAVYSAVFLSDQYITDKNLPDKAIDLIDEAASALKLSAEAMPAPLVELESEIRSKKIYAQVEKKNEDILKEIEILEKKFNEGKAEWEKEVNSLKQMASIKNKIERVKFDLENAESRADYTEASRLKFAVLPELEKELGAFQNIWILGRPHVASVISRQTGIPVEKILKTKQENILDLENQLNQVVYGQKEAIKEIAETLLTSYAGISSENRPLGSFLLKGPTGVGKTETAKALAKYLFDSESNMVRLDLSEYSEKHSVAKLIGSPAGYVGYEEGGILTEAIRRKPYSVVLFDEIEKAHPDFADILLQILDDGRLTDNKGRTINFRNTIVLLTTNSKDIHSDFKPEVLGRLDSILTYASIDSSIMEKLIEKQVALLNERLKSKGIIIKLSESTERILSEQGYDPKFGARPLNQVFNRIVNRPLSKEILAGNIAEGTYLADWNENNLSFKLQKGSLEPNLS